One genomic region from Reichenbachiella ulvae encodes:
- a CDS encoding OsmC family protein: MALTSTLVYKADKEFEATNQVGNTVKMDMYPQDEKKNQSPMDLVLSALAGCAAVDIVSMVKKRRKTFVDLKVESTAERAEGHPAKFTKIHKKFIITSPDLTDKEAERIINLAVESYCSVASSLSPEIDMSHSFEILRD; the protein is encoded by the coding sequence ATGGCACTTACCTCGACACTTGTTTACAAGGCTGACAAAGAATTCGAAGCGACCAATCAAGTCGGAAATACGGTAAAGATGGATATGTACCCACAGGACGAAAAGAAGAATCAATCTCCCATGGATTTGGTCTTGTCGGCATTAGCCGGTTGCGCCGCAGTAGATATTGTGTCAATGGTAAAAAAGCGCAGAAAGACTTTTGTGGATCTAAAAGTGGAATCAACCGCTGAAAGAGCTGAAGGTCATCCAGCCAAATTCACAAAAATTCATAAGAAGTTCATCATCACTTCTCCCGATCTCACAGACAAAGAAGCAGAGCGCATCATCAATCTGGCAGTAGAAAGCTACTGCAGTGTTGCATCTTCCCTGTCTCCAGAGATAGACATGAGCCACAGTTTTGAAATCCTCAGAGATTAG
- a CDS encoding OmpH family outer membrane protein, with protein MGKIKQATIFGSILVIVLLNSIDAQAQKFGYVDTDYILSQMPEYAEANAEIDKLSQSWEAEIREMYKEIQALETALKAEEVLLTKEMKDDREKEIDRKWNEVKEYQKKVFGFEGLFFLKKKELIKPVQDLVFEAVETVAKKQRLQIVFDKSGDLVMIYTDPVHDYTDFVLEELGLGDKNDVISNN; from the coding sequence ATGGGCAAAATAAAACAGGCCACGATTTTCGGTTCGATTCTTGTAATAGTGCTATTGAATTCAATAGATGCACAGGCACAGAAGTTTGGATATGTAGATACTGACTACATTCTGAGCCAAATGCCTGAGTATGCAGAGGCCAATGCAGAAATAGACAAACTGTCTCAGTCCTGGGAAGCTGAAATACGTGAAATGTATAAGGAAATTCAGGCGTTGGAGACAGCTCTCAAGGCGGAAGAAGTCCTCTTGACTAAGGAAATGAAAGATGATCGAGAAAAGGAAATCGATCGAAAATGGAATGAAGTCAAAGAATATCAGAAAAAGGTATTTGGTTTTGAAGGACTCTTCTTTTTGAAAAAAAAGGAGCTAATCAAACCTGTTCAGGATCTGGTATTCGAGGCAGTAGAAACAGTAGCTAAAAAGCAAAGGCTGCAGATTGTCTTTGACAAATCTGGAGATCTAGTAATGATATATACCGACCCGGTTCATGATTATACAGACTTTGTGCTGGAGGAACTCGGACTCGGTGATAAAAACGATGTAATAAGTAATAACTAA
- a CDS encoding BamA/OMP85 family outer membrane protein, whose translation MKIKILLLFLLTSTCVLGQIRYGTQGRLKSNNSGIRINYSNPQEYTIAEINVTGAEFLDQVALTSISGLKVGDKIKVPGDDITQAIKKLWKQGLIGNVEIYANKIEGDNIYLTIELKERPRLSRFNFTGVTKSQDSDLREKVNLIRGRVMTDAIIKNSELTVKKYFYEKGYLNTEVDIKYERDTIINNSVMIDIAVKKNKKVKVRNINFVGNENYSEMKLRSKMKNTGERPRFKIAGALIATGINALKPKDKRTPVRSEDDTVGINISKPIMNLVFENVKLNVFKSAKFVREKYEEDKESLIAFYNSKGFRDAYIEEDTIVSVDRNSIDIDIRIVPGQRYYFRNITWTGNFIHDDRTLDQILGVEKGDIYNMESLDKKLNFNPNGPDVSSLYMDNGYLFFNVNPVEVQIDGDSIDVEMRIYEGAQATIRKVYVTGNDRTNDHVIMREIRTLPGQKFSRSELIRTQRELSQLGYFNPETVSPNPIPNPVDETVDIEWSLEERPSDQIELSGGWGGSFGFVGTLGLTFNNFSLRNLTNFDKWRPLPVGDGQKLSLRLQANGRQFQSYSVSFSEPWLGGKKPRSFGVSYNYSVQRSFNYYNGRRNDIIGSMQVMSATVSLGQRLKWPDDYFTLSNAVSFTNYNLHRFGGSLGFDNNSGIANSFTFKTTLARNSIDNPMYPRSGSSVSLSLALTPPYSLFNELDYENASNNERYEWVEYHKWMFDAKYYMQLIGDLVIEARAHIGYLGAYQGDVGVGPFERFQLGGDGLTGSNFLLGNDVVGLRGYDNNSITPTEEVNGNLVRGGTIFNKYVFELRYPVSLNPSATIYVLGFAEAGNNWLNFNEYNPNSLYTSAGGGVRIFMPAFGLLGIDWGYGFNPDPGTPNGPASGGQIHFSIGQTIR comes from the coding sequence ATGAAGATCAAAATATTACTTTTATTTCTTTTGACGTCCACATGCGTATTAGGGCAGATCAGGTACGGAACACAGGGCAGATTAAAATCTAACAACTCTGGAATCCGAATCAACTACTCCAATCCGCAAGAATATACGATTGCCGAAATCAATGTAACCGGAGCAGAATTTTTGGATCAGGTTGCTCTCACATCTATTTCCGGTTTAAAAGTGGGTGACAAGATAAAAGTCCCTGGTGATGATATCACTCAAGCCATCAAGAAACTGTGGAAACAGGGTTTGATAGGTAATGTCGAAATATATGCCAACAAAATTGAAGGCGATAACATATACCTAACTATAGAACTGAAAGAAAGACCACGTCTTAGCAGATTTAACTTTACAGGAGTTACCAAAAGTCAAGATTCTGATCTTCGTGAAAAAGTAAACTTGATTCGCGGTAGAGTGATGACCGATGCAATCATTAAAAACAGTGAACTGACTGTAAAAAAATACTTCTACGAAAAAGGCTATCTCAATACTGAAGTAGACATTAAATATGAGCGCGACACGATCATCAACAATAGTGTCATGATTGACATAGCAGTCAAGAAAAACAAAAAAGTAAAAGTACGTAACATCAATTTTGTGGGTAATGAGAATTACTCAGAAATGAAGCTCAGAAGCAAAATGAAGAACACGGGTGAACGCCCTAGGTTTAAAATTGCTGGAGCCCTGATCGCTACTGGAATTAATGCTTTGAAACCAAAAGACAAGAGAACGCCAGTAAGATCAGAAGATGACACAGTAGGAATAAATATTTCCAAACCCATCATGAATCTGGTTTTTGAAAACGTAAAACTGAACGTATTCAAATCCGCAAAATTTGTAAGAGAGAAATACGAGGAAGATAAAGAGTCTCTTATTGCATTTTACAATTCTAAAGGATTCAGAGATGCCTATATTGAAGAAGACACAATTGTGAGCGTAGATAGAAATTCTATTGACATTGACATCAGAATTGTTCCAGGGCAGAGATACTATTTCAGAAACATAACCTGGACAGGTAATTTCATCCATGATGATCGTACGCTTGATCAAATCCTAGGGGTTGAAAAGGGAGACATCTATAACATGGAGTCACTTGACAAAAAGTTGAATTTCAATCCTAATGGTCCTGATGTAAGTTCACTCTACATGGACAATGGTTACCTATTCTTTAACGTCAATCCAGTTGAAGTTCAGATAGATGGGGATTCTATTGATGTCGAAATGCGCATCTATGAAGGAGCCCAGGCTACCATTAGAAAAGTATATGTGACAGGTAATGATAGAACCAATGATCATGTGATCATGCGTGAAATCAGAACCTTGCCAGGTCAGAAATTCAGTAGATCTGAACTGATCAGAACACAGCGTGAATTGTCTCAATTGGGTTATTTTAACCCAGAAACAGTATCTCCTAATCCGATACCAAATCCAGTAGATGAAACGGTTGATATCGAATGGTCGCTAGAAGAACGTCCAAGTGACCAAATTGAACTATCAGGTGGATGGGGTGGATCTTTTGGATTCGTAGGTACTTTAGGTCTTACTTTCAACAATTTCTCACTAAGAAACTTAACCAACTTTGACAAATGGAGACCACTTCCGGTCGGAGATGGTCAGAAACTATCGCTCAGATTACAGGCCAATGGACGCCAGTTCCAGAGTTATTCTGTAAGTTTCTCAGAACCATGGTTAGGAGGTAAAAAACCAAGAAGCTTTGGTGTAAGCTATAACTATTCCGTTCAAAGATCTTTCAACTACTATAATGGTAGAAGAAATGATATCATCGGTTCGATGCAAGTAATGAGCGCTACGGTAAGTTTAGGACAGAGACTCAAATGGCCAGATGACTACTTCACTTTGAGCAATGCAGTTTCGTTTACCAATTATAATCTGCACAGATTCGGTGGTAGCTTAGGTTTTGATAACAACTCTGGTATTGCCAATAGCTTTACATTCAAAACTACTCTTGCAAGAAATAGTATTGACAACCCAATGTATCCTAGAAGTGGATCTTCTGTAAGCTTGAGTTTGGCATTGACTCCTCCATATTCACTCTTCAATGAGTTGGACTATGAAAATGCCAGCAACAACGAGCGATACGAATGGGTAGAGTATCACAAATGGATGTTTGATGCCAAATACTACATGCAGTTGATTGGTGATCTGGTAATTGAAGCGAGAGCGCACATTGGTTACCTTGGAGCTTATCAAGGAGATGTAGGTGTTGGTCCATTCGAGAGATTCCAATTGGGAGGTGATGGTTTGACTGGATCTAACTTCCTATTGGGCAATGACGTAGTAGGACTAAGAGGATATGATAACAATTCTATTACTCCTACTGAAGAAGTAAACGGCAACCTGGTTAGAGGAGGAACAATATTCAACAAATACGTTTTTGAATTAAGATATCCTGTTTCGTTAAATCCATCGGCCACTATCTATGTTTTGGGCTTTGCTGAAGCAGGAAACAACTGGTTGAATTTTAACGAGTACAACCCTAATAGCCTGTATACATCTGCGGGTGGTGGAGTTAGAATCTTTATGCCGGCATTTGGTTTGCTTGGTATCGACTGGGGATATGGGTTTAATCCGGATCCAGGCACACCAAATGGACCAGCGAGCGGAGGACAAATTCACTTTTCAATTGGCCAAACCATCCGATAG
- a CDS encoding OmpH family outer membrane protein → MKIKSLIAVLVLVSVSVAASAQGTFKFGYTNVEYILSQMPEAKQVDSEYKTYESQLQNQLQAKGQEFQTKLQEYQQGAATMTDIMRADKESELTNLQARLENFQKDAQVSLQKKQSELYAPLFEKIGNAIKAVRTENGYDAIFSTGVPGVDILLDADEKYDVSDLVFKKLGITPPSGN, encoded by the coding sequence ATGAAGATCAAATCATTAATCGCAGTATTGGTATTGGTATCTGTCTCTGTGGCAGCTTCTGCGCAGGGTACATTCAAATTTGGATACACCAATGTAGAATATATATTGAGCCAAATGCCAGAAGCTAAGCAAGTAGATTCAGAGTACAAGACTTACGAATCACAACTGCAAAATCAATTACAAGCTAAAGGACAGGAGTTCCAAACTAAACTTCAAGAATATCAGCAAGGTGCTGCTACTATGACTGACATCATGAGAGCAGACAAAGAATCAGAGCTTACTAACTTGCAGGCTAGGTTGGAAAATTTCCAAAAAGACGCACAAGTTTCTCTTCAGAAAAAACAAAGTGAATTGTATGCTCCCTTGTTCGAGAAAATCGGTAACGCAATCAAAGCGGTTAGAACTGAAAATGGATATGATGCTATCTTCAGCACTGGCGTACCAGGTGTAGACATTCTTTTGGATGCAGATGAGAAATATGACGTTTCTGACTTAGTATTCAAAAAATTAGGAATCACTCCTCCATCAGGAAACTAA
- a CDS encoding OmpA family protein, which yields MKIASYITVIYLSTLSAAFAQEADTLRRVASDKVSKLNSDMVEYAPSISADGKTMAFESNKSGTYQLYESKLDASGKWMDPVSIDSINNYGGSDVLIAGPSISFDGNTMYFFGSFDGGYGADDIYYSIREESGWSSPVNIGEPINGSGFEGFPSISADGKTLYFVKIKAEGPSDPDLKDEMAGKTCYAIYKSERIGRNNWSIPSLLPAPINEDCEKAPRIMADNRTLIFSSNRLGGKGEYDMYQSYLNDAGDWTEPVALDFVNSPYSDQFPCISAQGDQMYYVYQSSDIYSVDIPEEFQQFKNHVIQGYIRNSNTGEGLYTDITVSDAFTSEKIMEVNNNPNDGRYSLVLAVGRSYNVEFRKDGYTTYSISYDLSRETEYKEVDKDIVLHRSALLHLNIYDIEIFEPISANIIVRETGYGAVVKTMESDESTGIAELELDLGKSYDVTIEKKNFLPQTFTFDVSGLMIYPEFEKDIEFAPKKKEVQINVADLTNNNRVRSRVRIRNRNRDETIEVEGNETVALRVGDRYELEATSDQGYAFNSTIIDMSEEATSGQTKVEVKLALQPLIVGTNLTLKDILFESNSETLTEESFAELARVSGLMETNPNLTVEISAHTDDVGSSAYNKLLSEKRAQSVVSYLIESDIPTDRFVPVGYGEEVPLVPNTSDENRAKNRRVVLKILTI from the coding sequence ATGAAAATAGCTAGCTACATAACGGTAATCTATTTGTCGACGCTTTCTGCAGCGTTCGCTCAGGAAGCAGACACTTTGCGCAGGGTTGCTTCAGATAAGGTTTCAAAATTGAATTCGGACATGGTCGAATATGCACCTTCGATCTCTGCAGATGGAAAAACCATGGCTTTTGAATCCAATAAATCAGGTACTTATCAGCTTTACGAATCAAAATTGGATGCTTCAGGCAAATGGATGGACCCTGTGTCAATTGACAGTATCAACAACTATGGTGGTTCGGATGTTTTGATTGCAGGGCCAAGTATCAGTTTTGATGGGAATACCATGTACTTTTTTGGGTCCTTCGATGGTGGGTATGGAGCAGACGACATTTACTATTCGATACGTGAGGAATCTGGTTGGTCCTCTCCAGTCAACATTGGCGAACCCATCAACGGAAGTGGTTTTGAGGGTTTCCCTTCAATATCAGCAGATGGAAAAACGCTTTATTTTGTAAAGATCAAAGCTGAAGGACCTAGTGATCCTGATCTGAAAGACGAGATGGCAGGGAAGACCTGTTATGCCATTTATAAATCAGAGCGAATAGGCAGGAACAATTGGTCGATCCCGAGCCTACTTCCAGCACCGATCAATGAGGACTGTGAAAAGGCTCCAAGAATCATGGCTGACAATCGTACGTTGATTTTTTCTTCCAATCGTCTGGGCGGCAAAGGTGAGTATGATATGTATCAATCCTATCTCAATGATGCCGGAGATTGGACTGAGCCTGTGGCCTTAGACTTTGTGAATTCACCTTATAGCGATCAGTTTCCGTGCATCTCAGCTCAAGGTGACCAGATGTATTATGTTTATCAATCTAGCGATATTTATTCCGTAGATATTCCGGAGGAGTTTCAGCAATTCAAAAATCACGTGATTCAGGGTTACATCAGAAATAGTAACACGGGTGAAGGCCTTTATACTGACATCACGGTTTCTGATGCTTTTACTTCAGAAAAGATCATGGAGGTCAATAACAACCCCAACGATGGTCGATATAGTTTGGTGCTTGCAGTGGGTCGCAGTTATAATGTGGAGTTCAGGAAGGATGGCTATACGACCTATTCTATCTCCTACGATCTATCAAGAGAAACAGAGTACAAAGAGGTGGATAAAGATATTGTGCTTCATAGAAGTGCGCTATTGCATTTGAATATCTACGATATCGAAATTTTCGAACCCATATCGGCCAATATCATAGTAAGAGAAACTGGATATGGAGCAGTCGTAAAAACGATGGAAAGTGATGAAAGTACTGGAATAGCAGAGCTGGAACTTGATTTGGGGAAAAGCTATGATGTGACCATTGAAAAGAAAAATTTTCTGCCTCAGACATTCACATTTGATGTAAGTGGTTTGATGATCTACCCAGAGTTTGAAAAGGATATTGAGTTCGCTCCTAAGAAGAAAGAGGTACAAATCAATGTGGCAGACCTAACCAACAATAACAGAGTGCGATCAAGAGTCAGAATTAGGAATCGAAATAGAGATGAGACCATAGAGGTAGAGGGCAATGAGACAGTGGCATTGAGGGTTGGAGATAGATATGAATTAGAGGCTACAAGCGACCAGGGATATGCATTTAATTCTACCATAATTGACATGTCCGAGGAGGCTACTTCTGGCCAAACGAAAGTAGAGGTGAAGCTTGCTTTGCAGCCCCTAATCGTAGGCACCAATTTAACTTTGAAGGATATATTGTTCGAATCCAATTCAGAAACTTTGACGGAAGAGTCCTTTGCAGAACTGGCTCGAGTGTCGGGCTTGATGGAGACCAATCCGAACTTGACGGTCGAAATATCCGCTCATACCGATGATGTAGGGTCTTCGGCTTACAACAAGTTGCTATCCGAGAAGAGAGCGCAGAGCGTAGTTTCCTATTTGATAGAAAGTGACATCCCAACTGATCGTTTTGTGCCAGTAGGTTATGGAGAAGAGGTGCCTTTGGTGCCGAATACAAGTGATGAAAATCGCGCCAAAAACAGAAGAGTGGTCCTTAAAATTTTGACGATATGA
- a CDS encoding isoprenyl transferase, with translation MKEQIDSTNIPKHVAVIMDGNGRWAKQRGATRLFGHRNAIKAVRDVTEGCAEIGVQHLTLYAFSTENWSRPKMEVDGLMTLLVSTIKKEIPTLLKNNIRLQPLGDISHLPKEAQANLQQGVEETSKNDGMILSLALNYSGRWEIGESVGQMLKDIKNNKLDIDNIDNQLINKYICDHIAPDVELMIRTSGEHRISNFLLWQLAYAELYFTDKLWPDFRKNDLFEAVIDFQKRERRYGKISEQLTQ, from the coding sequence ATGAAAGAACAGATTGATTCAACAAATATCCCCAAGCACGTAGCAGTAATCATGGACGGCAATGGCAGATGGGCCAAACAAAGGGGCGCTACGCGTCTGTTTGGTCACCGCAATGCAATAAAAGCTGTTCGTGATGTAACGGAAGGTTGTGCAGAAATTGGTGTGCAGCATCTGACCCTTTATGCTTTTTCGACTGAAAACTGGAGTCGACCCAAAATGGAAGTCGATGGACTGATGACCTTACTGGTTTCTACTATCAAGAAAGAGATTCCAACTTTATTGAAAAACAACATCCGTTTACAACCTCTGGGTGACATTTCGCATTTACCCAAAGAAGCGCAGGCCAATCTTCAGCAAGGTGTTGAAGAAACCAGCAAAAATGACGGTATGATCTTGTCCCTTGCACTTAACTATAGTGGCCGATGGGAAATCGGTGAAAGTGTAGGTCAAATGTTAAAAGATATTAAAAACAATAAATTAGACATTGATAATATTGACAATCAGTTGATAAATAAATATATCTGCGACCACATAGCGCCAGACGTAGAGTTGATGATTAGAACCAGCGGTGAACACCGCATCAGCAACTTCCTACTTTGGCAATTGGCTTATGCAGAACTTTATTTTACAGACAAACTTTGGCCTGACTTTAGAAAAAATGATCTCTTTGAGGCTGTTATTGATTTTCAGAAAAGGGAGAGGAGATACGGAAAAATCAGTGAACAACTAACGCAATAA
- the porG gene encoding type IX secretion system protein PorG, whose amino-acid sequence MSFFSQFTLAQKTEWGLAVGGMSYSGDLYRGYNILKQNIGVQGQYRINHDKDVSFRFSLLYGQVSGDDSRPIDALGQVRNASFSRNLLEGSAVMEFHFLDYKNENSLIRWSPYVFGGIGAIKLFNTGTEDINEFQPVIPFGGGIKHLVGKQWSVGLEFGARKTFTDKLDGVSDGELFNKPNFDFGNPEDNDWYYFVGISITYIVYKVPCAYKYVPNKSLYR is encoded by the coding sequence ATTTCTTTTTTTAGCCAATTCACATTGGCTCAGAAAACGGAATGGGGTCTTGCAGTAGGTGGAATGAGTTACTCAGGAGACCTTTATCGTGGCTATAATATTCTTAAACAAAACATTGGAGTTCAAGGCCAATATAGAATTAACCACGACAAAGATGTGAGCTTTCGGTTCTCGTTGCTCTATGGACAAGTATCAGGTGATGATAGCCGGCCTATAGATGCGCTGGGACAAGTAAGAAATGCCTCCTTTAGTCGAAACCTACTTGAAGGTAGCGCAGTTATGGAGTTCCATTTCCTGGACTATAAAAATGAAAACTCTTTGATTCGCTGGTCACCATATGTCTTTGGAGGGATAGGGGCCATCAAGTTGTTCAATACGGGAACTGAAGACATCAATGAATTTCAACCCGTGATTCCATTTGGTGGAGGAATAAAGCATCTAGTAGGCAAACAATGGAGTGTAGGTTTAGAGTTTGGCGCAAGAAAGACTTTTACCGACAAACTGGATGGTGTATCAGATGGAGAACTATTCAACAAGCCCAATTTTGACTTTGGAAACCCTGAAGACAATGATTGGTACTACTTTGTGGGGATTTCCATTACCTATATCGTCTATAAAGTACCATGCGCGTATAAGTACGTGCCTAACAAATCCTTATACCGCTAA